Proteins encoded by one window of Planctomycetota bacterium:
- a CDS encoding molybdopterin-binding protein, giving the protein MPRAKALCIGPKKGEPKRPVPEARFRAGHGIEGDAHAGPGHRQVSLLADEDIETVRRAGLPDVLPGAFAENVVLSGLDLGAVGLGTRLRLGEDVVLAVTQIGKVCHAPCEIARVTGDCIMPRLGLFARVEKGGSVRPGDEAELVARVPRERLQAVVLTVSDRCSRGEAADTAGPSVARLLEERLGAHLYRLEVIPDEADRIAERLKHYADGHSIDLVATVGGTGFAPRDVTPEATRGVVERPTPGLDEAMRAASLAKTPHAALSRGSSGIRGTTLLLNLPGSERAARENLEAILEALGHGLAKLRGDASDCGRPPKDAPHAPR; this is encoded by the coding sequence ATGCCGCGCGCTAAAGCCCTCTGCATAGGCCCGAAGAAGGGCGAGCCCAAGCGTCCTGTCCCCGAGGCGCGCTTCCGCGCCGGCCACGGCATCGAGGGCGACGCCCACGCGGGACCCGGGCACCGCCAGGTCAGCCTTCTGGCCGATGAGGACATCGAGACCGTCCGCCGCGCGGGGCTGCCGGACGTTCTCCCCGGCGCGTTCGCTGAGAACGTCGTCCTCTCGGGCCTCGACCTCGGCGCCGTCGGCCTCGGGACGCGCCTCCGCCTCGGCGAGGACGTCGTCCTTGCCGTCACGCAAATCGGAAAGGTCTGCCACGCCCCCTGTGAGATCGCCCGCGTGACCGGCGACTGCATCATGCCTCGCCTCGGCCTATTCGCGCGCGTCGAGAAGGGCGGCTCTGTCCGCCCCGGCGACGAAGCGGAACTGGTCGCCCGCGTCCCGCGCGAGCGCCTCCAGGCCGTTGTCCTCACGGTCAGCGACCGCTGCTCGCGCGGCGAGGCGGCCGACACGGCCGGCCCGTCCGTCGCGCGGCTCCTGGAAGAACGCCTCGGCGCGCACCTCTACCGCCTGGAGGTCATCCCCGACGAGGCCGATCGCATCGCCGAACGCCTGAAGCACTACGCCGACGGCCACTCGATTGACCTCGTGGCGACGGTCGGCGGGACGGGCTTTGCCCCGCGCGACGTCACGCCGGAGGCGACCCGCGGCGTCGTGGAGCGCCCGACGCCGGGCCTCGACGAGGCGATGCGCGCCGCCTCGCTCGCCAAGACGCCGCACGCTGCTCTCTCTCGCGGCTCATCCGGCATCCGCGGCACGACGCTCCTGCTGAACCTGCCCGGCTCCGAACGCGCCGCACGCGAGAACCTGGAGGCGATCCTCGAGGCGCTCGGCCACGGCCTGGCGAAACTGCGCGGCGACGCGAGCGACTGCGGACGCCCCCCGAAGGACGCGCCCCATGCGCCCCGCTGA
- the moaC gene encoding cyclic pyranopterin monophosphate synthase MoaC, whose product MTKDRRNLNHLGPDGGARMVDVGAKAVTRRSASAEAYVTVGPEIAERLRREGGLAKGNVLETARLAGIAAAKQTPALIPLCHPIALDAVEVEALLDGERVRIRTRVRAEAKTGVEMEALTAAAVAALTVYDMVKSAGKGIEIGPVRLVEKEGGKSGRWTREEPGDAAR is encoded by the coding sequence ATGACGAAAGATCGGCGCAACCTGAACCACCTCGGCCCCGACGGCGGAGCGCGCATGGTGGACGTCGGAGCGAAAGCCGTCACGCGCCGGTCGGCCTCGGCCGAGGCGTACGTGACCGTCGGTCCCGAAATCGCCGAACGCCTGCGCCGCGAAGGGGGCCTCGCGAAGGGCAACGTTCTGGAAACCGCGCGCCTGGCCGGCATCGCCGCCGCCAAGCAGACGCCCGCCCTCATCCCCCTCTGCCACCCCATCGCGCTGGACGCTGTCGAGGTCGAAGCGCTGCTCGATGGCGAGCGAGTCCGCATCCGCACCCGCGTCCGGGCCGAGGCGAAGACCGGCGTCGAGATGGAGGCGCTCACCGCCGCCGCCGTCGCCGCACTCACCGTGTACGACATGGTCAAGTCCGCCGGCAAAGGGATCGAGATCGGTCCCGTGCGGCTCGTTGAGAAGGAAGGCGGCAAGTCGGGCCGATGGACCCGCGAGGAGCCCGGCGATGCCGCGCGCTAA